From Zavarzinella sp., one genomic window encodes:
- a CDS encoding formylglycine-generating enzyme family protein translates to MPSKAFCDYVQLYAEGKKFRNQIGMEFVWVPPGESWLGGGGGTVGEKHYVQAEGFWCGTYLVTQGEWEAVMGNNPSHFKDSKRLPVEEVSWDTITKEFLPKLNAKCKADGYTYRLPTSEEWEYIARGGPITQDQSKFHYYFAKSKTDLKPNPTNDLTSALANFGGSGLKKTTEVGSYLPNPMGIYDIVGNTWEWTETVSGTERVNRGGGYYCDAGYCTATVVNALSPVKSGNFLGLRLLAVPTEE, encoded by the coding sequence GGCATGGAGTTCGTCTGGGTGCCACCGGGTGAATCATGGCTGGGAGGAGGCGGTGGAACAGTAGGAGAGAAGCATTACGTACAAGCTGAAGGCTTCTGGTGCGGCACGTATCTGGTAACTCAAGGTGAATGGGAAGCAGTGATGGGTAACAATCCCAGCCACTTTAAGGACAGCAAACGGCTTCCTGTGGAGGAGGTCAGTTGGGATACAATTACAAAAGAGTTTCTGCCAAAGCTGAATGCGAAGTGCAAGGCCGATGGCTACACCTATCGGCTACCCACCAGTGAAGAATGGGAATACATTGCCCGCGGCGGCCCGATTACCCAAGACCAAAGCAAGTTTCATTACTACTTTGCAAAGTCGAAAACGGACCTGAAGCCCAATCCCACGAATGACTTAACTTCCGCTCTTGCCAATTTTGGTGGCAGTGGATTGAAAAAAACCACTGAAGTGGGGAGTTATTTGCCCAATCCAATGGGAATATATGATATCGTAGGTAATACTTGGGAATGGACGGAAACGGTATCGGGTACGGAGCGTGTGAACCGGGGTGGCGGTTACTATTGCGACGCAGGCTACTGCACGGCAACCGTCGTCAACGCGCTCTCGCCGGTCAAGTCTGGCAACTTCCTCGGGCTTCGCCTTCTTGCAGTTCCAACTGAAGAATAG